In the genome of Hydrogenophaga sp. PBL-H3, the window ACGACCTCGGCGCGCACCGGCAGATCTTGCCCGTGGATGCGCAGCTGCGTGCCGCCATTGGCCAGTGTGGCGCCGCGCGTGCCTGGCGCCTGGTAGCCAGTGAGCAGCACCATGTTGCGGTGATCGCCGAGGTATTGCACCAGGTGGTGCAGCACACGTCCGCCGGTGGCCATGCCGCTGGCGGCCAGGATCACCTTGGGGCCGTGCTGGCGTGCGATCGCCTTGGACTCGTCGGCTGTGCGCGCCATCTTCGCCACCTGCGCCATGGCGTGGCATTGCGCAGCGTTCAGGCGATGCTCGCCCAGGTGGCGCGCAAACAGTTCGGTGCTGTGGATCGCCATCGGGCTGTCAAGGTAAACGGGCAGGCTGTGCGGCAGCTGGCCCGATGCCTTGAGCTGGGCGATGGCGTGCAGCAATGCTTGCGCGCGGCCCACGGCAAACACCGGGACCACGGCCGTGCCGCCCCGAGCCGAGGCCCGTTGCAGTGCGGGAGCAAGTTCGGCGATCACGTCTTCGTCCGGATGGTCGCGGTCGCCGTAGGTGGATTCGCACACCACCACGTCGGCGGTGGGGGGCGCGTCGGGTGCGAGCATGAGTGCGTCGTCGGGCCGCCCGAGGTCGCCCGAGAACAGGATGCGCCGACCCCCCACCTCCAGCAGCAGGCTGGCCGCGCCCAGGATGTGGCCGGCGCCCGAGAAGCGCGCAGTCCAGCCGCGCAGTGGCTCGAAAGCCTGGTGCATGGGCACGGTGCGAAACAGCTTCAGGCTCTGCAGTGCGTCGCTCTCGGTGTAGAGCGGCAGCGCGGGCGCGTGTTTGGAGAAGCCCTTGCGGTTGGCAAACGCCGCGTCTTCTTCTTGAATGTGCCCGCTGTCGGGCAACAGGATCTGCGCCAGATCGCGCGTGGCCGGCGTGGCCCACACCTTGCCGTGAAATCCCTCCTTGGCCAGCAGCGGCAGATACCCGCTGTGGTCCAGGTGCGCATGGGTCAGCAGCACGGCGCCGATGTGGTTGGGCATCACCGGCAGCGGGTCGCGGTTGCGCAGGCGCAGCTGCTTGTAGCCCTGGAACAGACCGCAGTCGACCAGCAGGCTCTGGCCGTCGTGTTCGATCAGGTACTTGGAGCCGGTAACGGTGCCGGCACCGCCGAGAAAACGGATGTGGACGTTCATGCGGGGCATCTTACGCCGCGCTGGTCGGTGCAGGTTCAGCGCTGCGGCCCATGTGGGAGACAGGCTGGGCGGTCTGTACAGCGTTAGAGTGCGGGTTACCCGGCGCGAACTTCGCAAGCCATTGGGCTCTGCCCAACCTGGCCTGGCGTGTGCCCGCACTGCCTGCCCACCGTGCAGCACCAAACCCCGTTCAAGACCCTCATGAAGCCAAGCTCCAGACTCCAACTGGGCGCCCTTGCGCTGGGGCTGCTGGCTGTCATTGCCGCTGTCCTGGCCGTTCTTGTGGCCAGCTACGCGATCAGCAAGCTCGGTCTGCCTTACAACGAAGAGGGCAGGTACTTCGACGGTCTGGTGGTGCATCGGGCGGGCAGCGAATATGCCTTCGGGTTCCTGGCCGTGGTGCTGGGGGTGGTCGCCGTCCTGGCGGGTGTTGGCGCCCGCCGTCTTCACCGGCGCGCGCGCCGTTGAACAGGCCGCGCCACAAAAAAAGCGACGCCGCAGCGTCGCTTTGTTCTGCCAGGCCCGGGACAGCTCAGCTGAAGAACGACTTCGCCTTCTCGAACCAGCCCTTGTCGTTCGGGCTGTGCTTGTGGCCGCCCTTCTTGAACGACTCGTCCAGCTCCTTGAGCAGCTTGCGCTGGTGCTCGGTGAGCTTGATGGGTGTTTCCACTGCCACATGGCAGTACAGGTCGCCGGGGTAGCTGCTGCGCACGCCTTTGACGCCCTTGCCGCGCAGGCGGAAGGTCTTGCCGCTCTGTGTGCCTTCAGGCAGGTCGATGGTGGCCTTGCCCGCGAGCGTGGGCACGTCGATCTCGCCGCCCAGGGCGGCCACCGTCATGCTCACCGGCACCTGGCAGTGCAGGTCGTCGCCCTCGCGCTCGAAGATGTCGTGCTTGCGCAGGCGCACTTCGATGTAGAGGTCGCCCGAAGGGCCGCCGTTCTGGCCGGGTTCGCCGTTGCCGGTGCTGCGGATGCGCTGGCCGTCGTCGATGCCGGCGGGGATCTTGATCTCCAGCGTCTTCTGCTTCTTGATCTTGCCTTGGCCGTGGCAGGTGGTGCAGGGCTCGGGAATGATCTTGCCGGTGCCGCTGCACTGCGGGCAG includes:
- a CDS encoding MBL fold metallo-hydrolase → MNVHIRFLGGAGTVTGSKYLIEHDGQSLLVDCGLFQGYKQLRLRNRDPLPVMPNHIGAVLLTHAHLDHSGYLPLLAKEGFHGKVWATPATRDLAQILLPDSGHIQEEDAAFANRKGFSKHAPALPLYTESDALQSLKLFRTVPMHQAFEPLRGWTARFSGAGHILGAASLLLEVGGRRILFSGDLGRPDDALMLAPDAPPTADVVVCESTYGDRDHPDEDVIAELAPALQRASARGGTAVVPVFAVGRAQALLHAIAQLKASGQLPHSLPVYLDSPMAIHSTELFARHLGEHRLNAAQCHAMAQVAKMARTADESKAIARQHGPKVILAASGMATGGRVLHHLVQYLGDHRNMVLLTGYQAPGTRGATLANGGTQLRIHGQDLPVRAEVVQLKSASAHADAGQLMAWLRALPQPPRRVFVTHGDMEASDRLRHRIETELRWQALVPEHGSTWAA
- the dnaJ gene encoding molecular chaperone DnaJ, which gives rise to MAKRDFYEVLGVPKNAGDDEIKKAYRKLAMKHHPDRNQGDAAKAAEERFKEAKEAYEMLSDPQKKAAYDQYGHAGVDPNLRGGAAGAEGFGGFSESFGDIFGDIFGGARGQRSGRQVYRGADLSYAMEISLEEAAGGKETQIRIPSWDDCETCTGTGAKPGTSVKTCSTCHGQGSVQMRQGFFSVQQTCPQCSGTGKIIPEPCTTCHGQGKIKKQKTLEIKIPAGIDDGQRIRSTGNGEPGQNGGPSGDLYIEVRLRKHDIFEREGDDLHCQVPVSMTVAALGGEIDVPTLAGKATIDLPEGTQSGKTFRLRGKGVKGVRSSYPGDLYCHVAVETPIKLTEHQRKLLKELDESFKKGGHKHSPNDKGWFEKAKSFFS